TGGCATCATCATTCTGTGTGTAGGGGCGGTAACCCACAAACTCAAGGCCAGATCCCCTGAATGCGGACTGGTAGCCTCCGCTGAGGCCCCCTCCGATGAGATCCTTGGTAGCAAGCTCTATCTGCTTGACAATCTTTGATATGTCTATATGGAGCCTTGCCATTAGGGTATTGGCACCCTGACCAGAATCTCTTTCACTACATCATCAGTCCTGATTCCTTCAGCTATCCCCTCATAGTTCAGAAGGATCCTGTGCCTGAGAATGTCCAGGGCAACATTCTTTACAAACTGCGGGTCTACATAGTCGCTTCCGTGGAGCAATGCCTCAGCCTTTGCAGCAATGCTGAGGTTGATTGATGCGCGGGGAGACGCCCCCCACTCAATATACTTCCCCAAGGCCACATTGTACTTTTGGGGGTGGCGGCTGGCATCAACGATGCTGACTATGTACTTCTTAATATCCTCTCCCAGATATATATCCTTCACTACCTGCTGCATCTTCACAATGTCATTTGGCCCTACAATATTCTTCAGCTGGTACTCTTCGAACTTGTGGATATTGATATTCGTGTCGATCACTGTCTTCTCCTCATCCAGTGAGGGGTAATCGATCAGGATTTTGAACAGGAACCTGTCCATCTGCGCTTCAGGAAGCTGGTAGGTTCCTGTGGACTCGATGGGGTTTTGCGTTGCCATGACAAAGAAGGGATCCTGAAGCCGAAAGGTTTCTTTTCCGATTGTGACCTGCTTTTCCTGCATAGCTTCCAGCAAGGCAGACTGCGTCTTTGCAGGAGCGCGGTTGATCTCATCTGCCAAAACGAATTCAGCGAAGATCGGGCCTTTTACGATGCTGAATCCCTTGCGCTCTTCATAGATCGTGATTCCAGTGATGTCTGTAGGGAGCAGGTCAACAGTAAACTGGATTCGCGAGAACTTGCAGCCTGTCACTGCCGCCAATGCCCGGATCACAAGCGTTTTTGCAGTTCCCGGAACCCCCTCCACCAGCACATGCCCGTTTGCGAGAAGCGCCCTCAGCAGGCCTGTTATGATTCTTTCCTGGCCAACAATGATCCTTGACAGCTCCTTGCGTATACTTTCAAGCTGTGCTGCGTACTGCCTGATGTCTTGCCCCTGATTGCCCATGCCACCAGCCAACCTTTTTTGCCTTTATTAAGCTTTAGTGTTACTCTGCAATGCTCCTAATCTTTTTTAAAGCGTCGAGTTCCTAGCAGGTGTATGGCGTATGTGAAGGCGAAGCCTGTTTTGGTTAGTGGTATCTTTGTGCTTGCTGCGTCTTCTGTCTCTGCTGTTCAAATCCTTGGAGAGGAATATCCTCTGCTTATCCTGTTGCCGATCCCGATTATCGTTCTCATGATGCTCATCTTTGCTGTGCTTCTCATCCGTGACCTCTTCCGCAAACGATCGCCTAAGAAACCGGAACTGCGGCCTCTGGCTGGGGCTCCTCCAAAGCGATGGCACGGTTTCAGGACATTGTTCCGTAAGCCTTCGGGAAGCATCCCTGAGCTCAGGCATCTTGAATCATACGAACACGCACTTGAGATTATTGATGAACTTGAGCAGGATCTTGCTTATACTGATTCTTACACAGTCTTTGAGAGGCTTATCCAAACCATCAGGAGATTTTTTGCAGACTACCTCAACATCAATTATGAATTCACGTATGAGGAACTTGAGCAGGAATTGGCAAAGAACAACAAGGACATCATCTTTTTTTCAAAAAATCTTTCCAAGCTCCAGTACAGCCAGGATGGATATTCCAAAAATGAGCTTCGCGGCCTTATTGGAGAATTTCGGTCCATCATCATGAAGCTTGCTGACCGCAAACGATCCCAGCTTAAAGGCATATTTAAATCTGAGGCAGACCACCATGAAAAGGTCAAGAAAATCGACGATTTGCTGGCCAAGGGGCGGCAAACCCTCCAGGACAATCCAAGGGAAGCAGTTGGAGTCTATCGTGATATCTATACTGCCTACCAGAACCTCGCTTCATCGGAGAAACAGATTGTTGGGCAGCGGATTCGGGCATTTTATTCTGATCTTCAGCAGCATCTGAAAGGGTAAGCTTGGCGCAAATCTTAACTCGACAGTGGCAATATGTTGTTAATGCTCATTACTATCAACTGAGAAAAGTCTTATTTTATCGGAAGGGAATGGGCGCTTGCCTTATGTCAATAGGTACCCATTCACCCCAAATAGGAAGTAATAAATAAGACTTCCATCTTAAGGATACTGCTTAAAATATTAACCAAGGAGGTGAAAAATGAAGCAGAAAAACTCGAAAAACTCGACCTATTTAGTTTTGATTCTAGCCGCTGTGGCAATATTCTTATTAGGCTATGTCCAGAGTTCGGGCATAACCGGGGAAGCAAAAAATCCTCTGGTAAAAACACAGTGCAACGATGGCGTGGACAACGATGGAGATGGCTATTGTGATTATTTGACTAAAAGCACAAGATGTAGAGATGGCTCTCTACCTGGTGATGCAGACTGTGCAAGCAAGGAAGACAACAAGGAATTGCCAGACTGTGAGCCTGTGCCAGAAAGATGCGACGGCTTTGACAATAACTGCAATGGCCAGGCTGATGAAAATCTGTCAATAGCATGCAGCACAGCAGGCGATTGCGGGCAATCAGGATGGACAGGCACT
This region of Candidatus Nanoarchaeia archaeon genomic DNA includes:
- a CDS encoding MoxR family ATPase produces the protein MGNQGQDIRQYAAQLESIRKELSRIIVGQERIITGLLRALLANGHVLVEGVPGTAKTLVIRALAAVTGCKFSRIQFTVDLLPTDITGITIYEERKGFSIVKGPIFAEFVLADEINRAPAKTQSALLEAMQEKQVTIGKETFRLQDPFFVMATQNPIESTGTYQLPEAQMDRFLFKILIDYPSLDEEKTVIDTNINIHKFEEYQLKNIVGPNDIVKMQQVVKDIYLGEDIKKYIVSIVDASRHPQKYNVALGKYIEWGASPRASINLSIAAKAEALLHGSDYVDPQFVKNVALDILRHRILLNYEGIAEGIRTDDVVKEILVRVPIP